In Sphingobacterium sp. R2, the genomic stretch AGAATTTTACGGAGGCACTTAAAGAGCGTATTCGTAATCAGTCTCGATTGAGTCAGGTGAACCAGGATGGTGATGCTAACTTTGAGGGATTTATCACAGAGTATACGATAAGTCCTGCTGCTGTTGAAGCGGGCACTGATCGTGCTGCTATGAATAGATTGACAATCACAGTTAAAGTGACTTATCATAATAAAATTAACCCGAAGGACGACTTTGAACAGCCATTTACACGTTTTAAAGAGTTCGCTGGAAACCTTCAGAGTGCACAGGAAGAGACTTTGGGTAAGGAAATTATTCAAATGCTAACGGAAGATATATACAATAAAGCTTTTGCTAATTGGTAACTCTATTTATAAGATGAATCTTAATGTATCATTACCCAATAAGGAGCTTTTTTTTCGAGCACTCAACTCCCCTGATACGGTAGAGGAAGATTTGATTTTGGCCTTGATTGAAAAATACCCTTACGCACAGAGCCTACGATTTGTTTATGAACGTAAAGTTTTTGAAAAAAATCAAACTGTTCAGAATTTATCTTCCACTTTGTTATATGCTTGTTCCCCGAGTTGGCTTTATGAATTTGTGCATGTTAAATCTGCCGTAGATTCTGCAGCAATAATGCCATCGGATGAATTATTAGTGGATGAGGAATC encodes the following:
- a CDS encoding LptE family protein, which encodes MLSKKIGYTFLTTIFLFVMNSCGVKYGFTGGSIPEGMKTVNIQYFENIAPLVYPTLSQNFTEALKERIRNQSRLSQVNQDGDANFEGFITEYTISPAAVEAGTDRAAMNRLTITVKVTYHNKINPKDDFEQPFTRFKEFAGNLQSAQEETLGKEIIQMLTEDIYNKAFANW